DNA from Mycobacterium bourgelatii:
GCCAACGGATCCTCGCCGTACTGCTGTTCGAAGGTACGCACCTGTGTGTCGTGCTGCCGGCCGCCGGCGCATGGCGCGGCCCGGCCGTCCAGCGCAACCGACGAAATCAGACTCGTCATCGTCGTTCCCCGATCTATTTCCCTCGCAAGGGGATCGTCGCTCGGGTACGACGTGACGGGCGCAGTAGCGGGCTACTGCAATCTCACGGGTTGCGCGAAATTACTACCCAACTACCTGGTCTGCTGCTCGCGGCGAGGCAGCAGGGCGGCGAGTTCTTCGCGGGTGGCGGTTCCGGTTTTTGCCATCGCCCGATAGATGTGGCTTTCGACCGTGCGTATGGACAGGCACAACCGCTCGGCAACGGCCCGGTTGGACAAACCCGCGCCGATCAGCATCACGATCTCTCGTTCGCGGTCGGTAAACGGCACGGGTTCGGTCGCCTGCCGCAGCGCCGGAGTCTCGATGCCACCACATTGCGCGGCCAACGCCTCGGCGCGCGCCGCGCATCCCAACGCCGACCCCCGCAGGCCTTTGGCGCGGTACGCGAGCGCGGCTTGGGCGGCGGCGTCTGCGGCCGCGACAAGGTCACCCGCCCGCTCGAAATCCCCTGATACCGCAACCAATTGTGCGCCATCGCCATCGTTCAAGGCGGCCGAGAACCGTGCCGCGAGGCCCACGCGGGGGCCTTCGACCGTCGCTTCCAGTTCTTGTAGCCGGGGCAAGCCCGAACGATCGCCGAACTGAGCGGCCGTCTGTAAACAGACCACTTCCTCCGCGAATCGTCCTTTCACGGACGCCCGTTCGGCCGCCGCCAGCAACAGGGCGATCGCTTCACTGACGGCACCCTGGCCGGCCGCAACCCACGCCCGGGCCTGGCTGCGCTCGAAGTCCAGCGCCCGGAACGGGCGTCGCTGCCGGTCGAGCGCGGCAAGCACCGCCGCCGCCTCCCCAGTTGACCCGGCCATCGCGAGTGCGGTCGCATGCGAGACGCGGTAGCGGTATCCCCAGCCCAACGAATGCGTAGCGAACAGTCCTAGGGTCGCCTGCTCGAGCGACGAACACGCGGAACGCAGGTCACCACCACCGAGGGCGGCCACTCGGCCCGCCACCGCGACACCAAGCAGTTGCGCCTCCCCAGGAAGGTCGGCAGCCTGCCGGCGCACCCGCTCGGCCACGTCGCGTGCGTCCGCAATGCGGCCGGCCAGCAGCAGCGCGTTGATGTGCGCGTCTGCGATGTTGAACCTCATGTGCGGGGCGTCGAAAGATCGCGCCACGGACGCGTACCCCGACTCAGCGAATTTCACGGCCTGGCTGGTACGTCCGGCATCGGCGGATACGGCGGCCAGTACCCAGGCGATTTCAGCCCCGACGACGGCGGGCAGATCCTCCAACACGAGGCCCTTCGACGCCTGCATCGCCGCGCCCGGCTCATCGGTCGCAAACCAGTACACGGTGAGGAAGGCATCGATGTAACTGCGACCGAGCGGGGACGACGTCACCGGCGCGCCGTCGATGATTTCCTTCGCGCGGGCAGGGTCACCCAGTGCCCACATCATGTTGCTGGCCCGCAGGAACGCCAGCCTGGCGCGCTGCTCGTCGGTCAACAGCGCGGCGCTCGTCTCGGCCAGCACGGCTTCGGCTTCTTCACCGCGGCCGGCCCACGAAAGCGCATGAGCGCGAACGAAGTTCGGCTCCGGACCCGCTCCTGCCCGAGCTGCCGCCTCGGCAAGGCGGTCGGCGAGCGGCAGATCCGCCAGCCAGACGGCGCCGTGGGCGGCCCGCACAAGTAGGTCGGCGTCGGCCGGGAGATCGGAGTCAAGGCTCAGCGTCGCGCGGCGCACGACGACCTGGATGTCGTCGCGGTCGTCGGCACCCGCGAGTTCGGCGGCGACCAGTCCCCGCAGTCGTCGCAGCCGGGTCGCGGCCGCGCGCCTGCGGCGCACCTCGCCGTACAACGGATGCGCCAGCCGCACGTGAATGCCGCCGACCGCGGGTTCCAGCACGATCAGGGCGCGGGTATCGGCCTCTTCGATCGCCGCTGGATCGGCAATGCGTCGAAGGTGCGTCAGCTCGATGGGCTCCCCCACCGCCAACACGTCGATCACATCGCTCACCGCCGGGGGCAACGCACCGATGCGGGATTCGATCAGCTCGACCAGTCCGGGCGGCATGACGGGAACACCGAGCCATCGCCAGTACCCGTGCTGAAGGATGATCCGCCCGTCCGCCACCTCTTGCTCGACAATGTTGCGCAGATACAGGAGGTTGCCGCGGGTTAGCTCCCACAGCCGCTGGGCGGCGGACGGGTCCACGGGTCCGTCCAAAGCGGCCGCCAGCAGCGCATTGGTTTCGTCGAGCGACAACGGTTGCAGGTCGAGCCGCTCGAATTGACCAAATGTCCATATCTCGCGCACGGCGTCGGGGACCGCATCGTCATCGCGAACAGTCAGCACAACTTTGGCTGCGCCGCGCTGCACCAGCTGGTGCAAAACGAAGATGGACAGCTCATCGAGCAGGTGGACGTCGTCAACGCCCAACACCACGGCGGCGCCCGACGGAGTAGCGGTGAGCGACTCCATGACTCCGCGCAACAGCTGCAGCGTCTCGGTGACACCAGGCGGCGCCCACGCGGTGAAGGCGCCCAGCGGGATTGCCCGCGACGCTGAAGTGGCTACCGCCCAACGGCTTTCAAATCCCTGCGCCTCGGCGGCCGTCAATGCTTCACGGGCGATCCGGCTCTTGCCGACGCCAGCCGCGCCATAGACTACGACCCCGGAAGCATCCGAAGCGGCGATCGCGGCCTCGATGGCTCGCATCTCCCTCGATCGACCGACCAGCGGCCATGACAAGCGCACGTCACGAGCGTAATCCGAGCACCGCGGAATGGGCCTTAACCGGCAACCACTTCAGTGAACGGATGCCAGCGTCGGTTCACCGGCTACCCGCCGAGTGCCAAAATAAGGTTTTGAATGACCGTCGAGAGCAGGATGAACGGAATCGCACCGACGAAAATGGATGCGAAAGGAATGCCGACGACGAGGGCTTGCAGCGGACCGGGAACTAGCTGAACCCAAGAATCAGGCCAGGCGACGAAACTGATCAGCTGCTGTGTCAACTGGCCCCACGTCCAGGTCACACCCGCATCCAGACTCCGCAATAGGTAGACCAGAACGTTCTCAACGCCTAGATAGGCGGCAGCGCCGGCGTTCAGATTCTGAGCAAATTGCCCCTGAAATGCCAAAGCCTGCCCGGCCACCGCCTGGTATTCCTGGGCGTGCTCTGCAAACACACTTGCGATGCTCACCGACACCTCATCAGCGGCGGCGGGTGCCAGCGTCTGGATGACGGGTACCGCCGCTTGATGGGCATCCTCGAGCGTCGCGGCGATGGTTTCCAGGTCCACCGCCGCCGCCGCCAGGGCCTCTGGCGACACGCTCACGCCCGACATGTCCGCAAGCCCCCTATGTATGCGCAGCTCAGCGTAGCCTGCCGAAACAAAGCGCACTTCAGTTATGACGAGAGCTTTACTCGATCTTGACCAAGCATTGAATCGTCTTACCCACGATCACAGATGTGACTACGCTTTTAGCGGTGGAACTGCAGGTTTTGGGTCCGCTTCAGGTCCGGCAGGGGGGCGCGCCGGTCCCAATACCGGGCACGAAAGCGCGCGCCATCCTGACGATGCTTGGTCTCCATTGTGGTTCCGTAGTGCCCGCTGCCACGCTGATCGAGCTGCTCTGGGGCGATGACCCGCCACGCACCGCTGCGAAGGCCCTGCAGACTCACATCTCCTCGCTCCGTCGCACGCTAGGCGACGGCTTTGTGTTAACCGAGGGAACTGGTTGGAAGCTGGCCGAGACCGAAGTCGACGCCACCCGGTACCAGTCGGCTGCCCGGCTGGGGCGCGACGCTGCGACCGCTGGGGACACACGACAGGCGGTGGCCCGCTTCGAAGAAGCCTTGACCCTCTGGCGCGGAATCCCCGAACTACCCGACAGCCACCGCGGAGCATCCGAAAAGACGCGGTGGATCGAGGGTCATGCCGCGCTTGTGGAGGATCGGGCCGATGCCCTGCTGGCAACGGGTCGCGCTGCGGAGCTCATCGGCGAACTCGAAGGCGGTGTTGCTGATGCGCCGCTGCGCGAGCGCCGTTGGGGCCAACTGATGCTCGCCCTCTACCGCGCCGGCAGGCAAGGGGAAGCCCTTGGCGCGTATAAGCGGGCGCGGTCATTGCTGGCCGGCGAATTAGGAGTGGATCCGGGGCCGGAGCTGAGGCGGCTTGAGGCCGCGATCGTTGCACAAGATGCTGCTCTGGATGTTGCTGCGACGCAACAGGTTTCAGCCGTAACACGCGCTGTGACGTTGTTGCTCACCGATATCGAGGGATCGACCGCGGCCTGGGAGGCTGACGCTGCGGCAATGGCGGTGGCGCTGGCGCGTCACGACGAGCTCACCGAGCAGGTCGTCACCTCTCGAGGCGGCCGCCTGATCAAGACGCGCGGTGAGGGCGATGCGACGTTTTCAGTCTTTGATCGGCCCTCTGCTGCGGCGGCCGCCGCCATCGAGTTACAGGACGCGATCAGTCGGGAGCCTTGGGAGTTGCGCGAACCGATGCGGATTCGCGTGGCGCTTCATACCGGCGAGGTCGAGCTTCGTGATGGCGACTACTTTGGCCGCGCGGTCAACCGCGCCGCACGCTTACGGTCACTGGCTGCCGGCGGCCAGATACTGTGCTCCGGCGCGACCGCCGAACTGGTCATCGATTCGTTGCCTGACGACATCGTGCTCGACGACCTGGGGATGCGACAGCTGCGCAACCTTGCGCGTCCGGAGCACGTTTTCGAGCTCCGTATGGAAACAGTCGAGGACGCCCCGCAACCGAAGACGAGCGATGCGCCCCTCACTCGGCCCAGCCTCGCGGCGGTACTCGTCGGTCCCGGGCCGTTCGTAGGGCGGGGCAGCGAGCTCCAAGGACTTCTTTTGGCGTGGCAGACCGCACTCGCCGGCTCGACCAACGCAGCGCTGATCGCGGGGGAACCCGGCGTCGGAAAGACACGTCTGGCCGGCGAATGGTCCCGACAGGCTTACGACGAGGGCGCCCTGGTGATTTACGGCCGCTGCGACGAGGACCTCGGCGCGCCCTACCAGCCGTTCGCGGAAGCCCTGCGTTCCCTGGTGCCCTGCCTCGGGGCTACGCGGCTGCGGGGGGTGCGAGGCGTGGAAGCATTGCTCCCCCTGGTTCCCCAGCTGACCGATCTTCTGCCGGATTTGGCCCCGCCGCCACGCGCCGACCCCGACACCGAGCGCTACGCGCTTTTCGACGCCGTGGTTGGGCTGTTGCGGGTCGCCTCGGCCAGCGCGCCCGTCGTCCTGATCCTTGACGACCTGCACTGGGCGGCCAAGCCAACGCTGTTGCTCTTGCGGCATATCTTGCGTTTTGGCGAGCAGGCCCGCGTGCAGATCATCGGCACGTACCGCAGCACCGACCTCGACCGCTCCCACCCGTTAGCGGCGATGCTCGCCGACCTGCACCGGGACGGTACGGCACATCGCATTCAGCTCAGCGGTCTGGCCGAACACGACGTGACCGCGTATGTCGCCGAGGCCGGCTACGACGACGAAGAACTGGCGCGGGCACTGGCGTCCGTCACAGGTGGGAACCCGTTCTTCCTCATCGAGGCGCTGCGGCACGTCGATGAAAGCGGCGGTGTGTGGGATCAGAGCACTCTGCCGCAGGGGGTTCGGGAAGCGGTAAGCCGCCGACTCTCGCGACTTCCGTCGCAGACGAACAAGGCCCTTGCCGCAGCCGCCGTCGTCGGCAGCCGGTTCGCCATAGACCTCGTCGAGCAAGTGCTCGACCAAGACCTCGTCGACGCGTTCGACGAGGCGTGCCAGGCCGGCATCGTCATCGAAGAACCCGGCGGTCGCTTCCGTTTCAACCACGCCATCGTGCGGCAGTCGCTGCTTGCCGAACTCACCTC
Protein-coding regions in this window:
- a CDS encoding helix-turn-helix transcriptional regulator, whose translation is MRLSWPLVGRSREMRAIEAAIAASDASGVVVYGAAGVGKSRIAREALTAAEAQGFESRWAVATSASRAIPLGAFTAWAPPGVTETLQLLRGVMESLTATPSGAAVVLGVDDVHLLDELSIFVLHQLVQRGAAKVVLTVRDDDAVPDAVREIWTFGQFERLDLQPLSLDETNALLAAALDGPVDPSAAQRLWELTRGNLLYLRNIVEQEVADGRIILQHGYWRWLGVPVMPPGLVELIESRIGALPPAVSDVIDVLAVGEPIELTHLRRIADPAAIEEADTRALIVLEPAVGGIHVRLAHPLYGEVRRRRAAATRLRRLRGLVAAELAGADDRDDIQVVVRRATLSLDSDLPADADLLVRAAHGAVWLADLPLADRLAEAAARAGAGPEPNFVRAHALSWAGRGEEAEAVLAETSAALLTDEQRARLAFLRASNMMWALGDPARAKEIIDGAPVTSSPLGRSYIDAFLTVYWFATDEPGAAMQASKGLVLEDLPAVVGAEIAWVLAAVSADAGRTSQAVKFAESGYASVARSFDAPHMRFNIADAHINALLLAGRIADARDVAERVRRQAADLPGEAQLLGVAVAGRVAALGGGDLRSACSSLEQATLGLFATHSLGWGYRYRVSHATALAMAGSTGEAAAVLAALDRQRRPFRALDFERSQARAWVAAGQGAVSEAIALLLAAAERASVKGRFAEEVVCLQTAAQFGDRSGLPRLQELEATVEGPRVGLAARFSAALNDGDGAQLVAVSGDFERAGDLVAAADAAAQAALAYRAKGLRGSALGCAARAEALAAQCGGIETPALRQATEPVPFTDREREIVMLIGAGLSNRAVAERLCLSIRTVESHIYRAMAKTGTATREELAALLPRREQQTR
- a CDS encoding PE family protein, with amino-acid sequence MSGVSVSPEALAAAAVDLETIAATLEDAHQAAVPVIQTLAPAAADEVSVSIASVFAEHAQEYQAVAGQALAFQGQFAQNLNAGAAAYLGVENVLVYLLRSLDAGVTWTWGQLTQQLISFVAWPDSWVQLVPGPLQALVVGIPFASIFVGAIPFILLSTVIQNLILALGG